The DNA region CATTTGTTAAATTATTTTAAGAATTTTGAGCTCATATTTGTAAATTAATATTGGTAGGCCTAttctttatttttctctattCATATTTTGGAAATGATTAGAAATCACTTAGTTAAAGCATCTTTGTTGATGTTGTAACTGACAATAATGAACAACCAaataaacatgcttttatatgcgacattgttttttttaacaactttTCAGCTACAAACAACATTTGAAAAGACAAGCAAGCAACCTTTTTATTTTGATAGCTGTATATGCTAGTGCAGCACTTCTATGGTAGACTCCTTTCTTTTCCAAATAATGTTTACTAACAATTCATTCGTATGAATGGTTGCTGATAATATAATCACTGGAAGAAAACATTgagtaaatgcaaaaaaaaaaccccattacTTTGGAAAGCAAATAAATAAAACTGAACTGTTGAAGTTTAGAAATATTATTGGAAGGATAAGTTGATGAAGATTGGTAGACGTTGAGAAGTAGATATTTTAATAGCGCAAataaattacatacatacattttgtgTGAGAAAAGCTTCTGTGATCTACATTTctactgtacagtacatatacatacataatgtgcAGTGATACCTCAGTTTTCGTTCACCCACTCTTGTGACGAATACGTATGCCCAAGTTTTACTTCTTTGTATCGAGGTTATAAACATAGCACCAAACAAACTCAGAATGGAATGTCCAAAAAAAGAATTCAAATGTTGGGGGACTTCGTCTCTGTACTTTAATTAGTATGAATGCAAAATAATCCCCCTGGGACCAGAAAAAAGTTGAGAGTGACAGCACTTTGATAACAAAGGTGAGAAACACGAGTGAATTCATGATAGAAGTTGTAGTAAAATATGAAGGTACTTCCTCCTTCTATGCTCATCTTGGTCTTTGCCAACATGAGTGTTTAATATTGTAAACGTGATGTTAGATGTTCATTTTCCAGATTTCATTCATGGCTTATATCTATTCAACAttgttttctgcaagtaaaatgtaCTCTTCTTTTTAGACTGTTCTGTAGGGTTACATGTTTGGGTTTCTGGAACACAAatgtctttggttgttttggaacgGATCACTAACGAAAACTGAGGTACCAGTGATTATAAAACCACGCTGGGAGTTCAGACGATGCCAAACTGAGCCAAGTCGCTGAGCTCCATGTCACCAAACGCCTCCCAGGGACAAACTACTGCAGAGTCTGCACACGCAAATGAAGAGCATCCAAAGTAAACATTAGTGATCTCCAACATGAATATTTCAAGTAGAACTTACCTCCAAGACCCTCCATCCCTGGAACATCATTGTCAAATCTTTGGAAGAAAGTACAGTATGAGAGACATATGTGACTTGTAAATGTGGAAAATGATGAAGTTTTTGAATGAGTGTTTTTTTCTGTTACCCCTTCTGTCCAGCTTTAGGAGCTTTGCTCTTGAACTGCCTCGTTTCTTTCTGCTTAAACTTTGGAGGAGCAGCTGTGTTTCCTCTTTCTCCTGCTTCAGTGTTCATCTTCAAGGCTCTGGACTGCAAACaagaaataaagacaataattaatTGAAGTACCCCAAAAACAAATACCACCCTGTCTTATGTATTACTTGCTATTATACTGTCTATGTCTGACATGTTCTTCATATTTAATCATCTTTGTGTCAGAGATCATCTGCATTAGCTGAGGTCACACTCGGCTCATGTTCTGGGACCAAAAAAGATTAGAGCAAGGATTCAAATAGATTTATATATACCAAAAACGCTTTTATTAGTCACAGTTGTTTACATTTTTTCCCTTCtcattaattatttcatgaaaatgttaaaaaatgtgtcAGTTTAGCCTTCCTACTTATTAAAAGTTTATATTAATGATTTAAGAGCTTTAGATCTTGTGACATCAATAACACAATAAATTATATAGTAAGTTTGTTTTTTAACCTTTGCTTTCTTTTAGACAGTACGTGTTACTTGTTAGTATTTCTAAAATCAGGACAACTTTCACAAAATGTCAATATCAAAATTCAAATATTCACAACAATATTGCAGTTTCCACCGAACATTTTTGTATGCCATTCTCATCGTGTGTATTTTTTACTACACTACTTTTTACACCGTAGAGTGTATTGCTACATTGCTCTATACAATTTGTCTATTATTGTGTACATTATGTATTGGacatgtgatcaaaaatgtatatTACTGCATTAGTCTATAGATAgagatgaattattattattatttttttttagaacatgaGGTACTAGTAACTCTGGTAATACTTGAAGGcactatgtatttttattttcaagtgTTTCAAATAAGAACACAAGAGATAAATATAGATTCAGACTGTAATAGATACggtacatataatatattatgtaaAGTAATTTGTGTTTCTACCAAAAAGTACCTTTCTCTGGTTAGAGGGTCCTTTGCTAAACAATATTCTACAGAGGTACTTGGCCAAAAAAAGGGTGGAGAAAAAGTTATTGTAACAACACATGTAGTGTATTACAAGTTATTGTGACAAAAATCTACAGTATTACAAGTTATTGTGACAAAAATCTACAGTATTACAAGTTATTGTGGCAAAAGCGTGTACTTACTTCTTTTGTTGGATTCCAAAGAATGTTCTCTTTGCAGAGAAGTGTGTAAAAAGCAGCTGCAAGACAAAGAATGTGACTTCTTTCTTCTTGCAGTGTTTCTATTCTGTCCCTGTCATTATGGACATGGTCTTTATAGTCATGTGTTAAGCTCCTCCCACTGCTCTAACCTGTTGGCATAATTTATAagctaaagtttttttttagtgtttacaAGCCAGCTCAATTCATCAGAGATAATCTCAGGGTTAACGGTAACAGTACTAATATTACCTTTGACtgccaaaatgtatatttacatCCAATACTTGCCCTCAGGTATTGGTGTGTACGTGTTTTACATGAAATGATGTGTCTTTTCTTGCTGTGTTGTGACACAAATTGTTTTACCGGCAAAACTTGGATGATTAAAAAAGTTACATTAATTTCTGATTTATATAAACCATTgctttttttcccacattttgaaCTCTGCGCTTTAGACAATTTAGGGATTTTTCCGTGTTGATGAGCTTTGTATGCCGTCAGTAAATTTAGCCTCGTCACATCAGATCAATGAAAATGCAGAACGGGTCACGGTGGACCAATGAAAGAGTTGACATTAAATCAAACACTGACccaatcattcagtcagccatttcgcACGTAATGGACTCACCCTGATCATGCAGCAGACATGACGCAATACTCACGACACAGCCCTAAAGCTAAGAGAAGATCAACCCGGccatcgggaaaaaaaaaatcccagccgCATGGAAGTGAAATTCACCACCATAACGGGCCCCAAAAAGCCGGACCGCAACACGCTGAAGAAGATGACTTAAAGACGAGGAGGAGGACGAAGACTGTGCTCCTACAGGTTACTATATGCCATGTTATACAGTAGGTACTGTCTTTTGTTACATGTTTGAATAAACACAAGCGGCATATGTACACGATTAAAATGTGTTCAAAAACTAGGTGGGTGTGACTTACTGTATACGGTATTTTGGTGCTCTCTGTCGCCCAGAAATTAGGGTACAGTGATAACTGGGTTTTCGCTTGTCCTGCTTTTTTAGGATTTAGTTTTCGacaaatatttttccaaaagttTGCCCAGGTTTTGGCTATTGTACCTCGTACAGCTGGAATATTTGGTTGTGTATCAGTCTGTGGAATGGATTGTCCAAACAAAGAATTGCATACCATTTGGTGTTTAATTTCGATTGGCCCCATTTAGGGTGTCAACACTTTGAGGAAtgctgttgaattaaaaaaacaacaactgaagTATGAAGTTGGCATCTGCGTGGCTTTTAGAATGTTCATTAaaagtaaaagtgatgttaaattaaatcaaatgtattcttttttttttttaattctgcatGTATAAAACTGTTATGCTCTATAAAAGGTGTTTGAATGAATTGGATTCATATTATTTGTTATAGGAAGTTTTGAACAATTTGTTTTTCTGTTGACTTTTGGAACATATTGCTAAGCAACACTGAGAGAATATTGATCTTCCTTTGATTTTGTCATGTTTCCTTAAGTCAAACAAGTAAATATGTTGTTAAAATCGTAAAACAGTGTTTTAATGGGTTAATGTACACACATAATGACTTACAGCATAGTAAACACAATAACAAATGTAAATGTGTAATGTCTAATAGAATCTTGTATCTGTATTTGGTACTTGCTTTTTTTGTATGTTACAAGCTAACCAGGGAGTTGCTCTGTTTGCTTCTAATTATAGCAAATTATCTCTGCAAAATGATGTACAGTTATGTAAAAGTGCATTTAGAAGGATTAACAACATGGCTGTAACAAGATGTCCTCAACAGAGCGTGACATCAGCACGTCCTAAGTGACTTGACAGGATTACCTGGACCAAAACATATCGCCAGTCTAAAAACAGACGTTTTGTATGACCGGGTGACAATCACAGTAATGGTGGAGGGTCATAAGAGCT from Entelurus aequoreus isolate RoL-2023_Sb linkage group LG02, RoL_Eaeq_v1.1, whole genome shotgun sequence includes:
- the LOC133663630 gene encoding retinal cone rhodopsin-sensitive cGMP 3',5'-cyclic phosphodiesterase subunit gamma-like; amino-acid sequence: MNTEAGERGNTAAPPKFKQKETRQFKSKAPKAGQKGFDNDVPGMEGLGDSAVVCPWEAFGDMELSDLAQFGIV